The Procambarus clarkii isolate CNS0578487 chromosome 42, FALCON_Pclarkii_2.0, whole genome shotgun sequence nucleotide sequence GGTGAAAATTATTCCCCTTATAAATCAATAACTTTGTGAAACTCAATATCATTGTAAGAATAGTCTTAATACTTAAATTCCCACGTACTCGCTCGCCTGCTTCCTAAGAACAGAGCTGACATAAGCAAGATGTCACCGACTCAACGATGTttcgccacaacacaccacacaaacacacaaaaacgGGTTTTGTCTATCGAACCAAGTGAAGTCTTATAAACTCTTGGCATAAGTACTCAATGCCTAGGAAGTAGTGTCTTTGTGATAAGCGGCTGCTGGTGTTGTTTCTGGAATTATGTAAAATAAAGAAAACCCTCTAATTTTCTTAAAAGAAAAATAATCCTCTGAAGATTTTTATTATGTTCATTGTCTCGTCACGCTTACCTCAAACATTGGCTTATTAAACTTATTGATTGGTATTAGAATAAACGTACATATACTTTACTACAAAGTTTGTGTGTGCTATAATATTAACAGGAAATAAATAATTCTTTAAATACTCGCATTTCAGTAGAAGTAGGCTAATTCATTTCTCATCACTGCACTTCACAACGACAACACAATCCGTTATCATTGCTATTCATTGGAGTTACTCATCATATACTATTTTGACTTACTTTGATCTTCCTTCTCTTCCATGCATATCAATATATTACTTATTTTAATTTCATGCCCTTTACAGATTGTACagaatgtcaccaccaccagctaagaAACGATGTCAGTCAAATGAAGAGGATATTAGAGAATTTAAGGAATACTGGACTGAAAAGTTTGGCATGATTAAGAAggatgataaagctttatgcattTTCTGTTCTGACACAGTTGTTTGTAGAACTTCTTCTGTaaagagacattttgaaaatgttCATAAGAACTTAAGCAATAAAACTGAGGAGGAACAAAGTGAATTAATTTCTCGTGAACTGAGCAAGACAAAAACACAAGCTGAAACTTTTATGAATTATATTTCAGGTAGGCCCAGTTCCAACTTAGTTGCTGCTAGTTTTGAAGTTTCAAAAGTTATTGCCCAACACGGAAAGCCTCTCTGTGATGGGGAGTATATTAAAGAAGCTTGGCTAGAATGTGCACCTTTTCTTTTTGACAACTTTTCAGAAAAGAAAAAGATTATTCAGCGCATTAAAGATTTGCCTGTGAGTAGGAAAACAGTTAAGGATAGGATACTTAAGTTGGAAAGAAATACAGCTGAACAATTGACAAAAGATTTGTCTTCATGCAAGTTTTTTTCTATTTGTGTTGATGAAAGTACAGACATTACATCATCAGCTAGGCTAGCCATATATTCTAGATTTTGTAGGGGTGATGAAGTATGTGAAGAGATGGTTGCTCTTGCATCACTACCTGAGCGTACTATCGGGACTGAAATATGTAAAACAGTTGTGAACGAATTCTCTACTCGGCAAATTGACATTTCAAAAGTAGTATCCGTCACAACAGATGGTGCCCCAAACATGACTGGTGAGAAGGCAGGATTTGTAATCTGTTTGCAAAAAGTGTTGGTCATCCACTGATTGGCTTCCATTGCATCATACATGAGGAGGCTTTATGTGCAAAAGCTGGCCTAAAGGAACTgcaaaaagtgatgcaaacagttACCAAGGTTGTTAATTACATTTGTGGTCGGCCTTTAAATAAAAGACAATTTCAAACTCTACTGGATGAGGTAGAATCTGTGTATAAAGGACTGAAAATGTACAACCATGTTCGTTGGCTTAGCAGAGGCTTGGTTCTGAAACGATTTATTGAATGCTTAGATGAGATAAAGCTCTATTTgaacgaccaacaagtgtcatacCATGAATTGTCTGACATCGTGTGGGTTTGTAAACTGATGTTTTTTGCAGATTTTTGTGAACATTTAAATGAATTGAATATTAAGTTACAGGGCTCTGGTAAgacacttgatgttatgttttgttacataaaagcttttgaaatgaagcttaaagtttttaagagggatgtagataatgagagatttagatactttccaaacctaaagaggtacatcagtgatctaaaagatgacagaacagaccacaaatgtcttcaaaagctgtttgtaaacattatcgagtcaacagtttgcagttctctacaagatttgccaaattcagagaactggaagacacagtaaagttcatcaagtttccagacagcatcaaaatggatgaactaaacttgcaaatgttttcatggatagacatggatgattttgagatgcagttgattgaatttcagagtagctcaatttggaagcagaaatttgttgaccttagagttgacttggaaaatattgaaagagagagattagagatgaaagtaacaaagagaaatgcggaaaacgaagtattaaggacttggaatactattccagaaaattatgtctgtttaaaaaaccttgcaacagcattgctaccatgttttcgtctacatatgcttgcgaatctttgttctcaattatgaactttgttaagtctcgtaacaggagtagcatgacagatgaaactagcgctgcatgcatatctctcaatgttactaaatataaacccgatgtaaaatctctgtcatcagttatgcagcagcagaagtctcactgacagtatataaaaggagtcaacaagttttttatctgttgtattctattaaagtcacaaaagcttaaaggctgttgaaatgtacttctgaaggttaaataattttttttctgttttttttatactatgttttactgcactgaggtaatttattattttttcgtttaaaaagttcttaagagataccaaatatgttctaaaaaaaatggttggcacgtggaaaaagtttgtgtcagagacttggctgattttggcacgcactctcaaaaaggttgcccacccctgatctataccctccgggagatcatttacatatatcagaaacaagataggaccgaatacagagccctgtggactccactggtgacttcacgccaatcggaggtctcacccctcaccgtaactctctgcttcctattgcttaggtactcccttatccactggaacaccttatcagctacacctgcctgtctctccagcttatgtaccagcctcttatgtggtactgtgtcaaaggctttccgacaatccaagaaaatacagtccgcccagccctctctttcttgcttaacctttgtcacctggtcgtagaattctattaagcctgtcaggcaaaatttaccctccctgaacccatgttggcgatttgtcacgaagtcccttctttccagatgtgctaccaggttttttctcacgatcttctccatcaccttgcatggtatacaagtcaaggacactggccacactgtgtgtgtatgtgtgtgtgtgtgtgtgtgtgtgtgtgtgtgtgtgtgtgtgtgtgtgtgtgtgtgtgtgtgtgtgtgtgtgtgtgtgtgtgtgtgtgtgtgtgtgtgtgtgtgtgtatgccttcAGAAACATAACTATCACTATGGCATTAACAGAACATTCGTTGCTTGCCTCCTGCAGGTGGTGCCAGGAAGTGGGCGAGGCTGGCAGCTGTTCCGGGTGGAGGGTCGCCGCCGGGGGAGCCCAGGTGGCGACCTGCGCTCCGTCGCGCCCCTCGACTACGAGAACCCCAGCCACAGACGAGGCTTCCGCTTCAGAGTCCAAGTGACAGACATGGTAcgtctacctcccccccccccctgagcgtATCACAGCGTTGGTGAGGCATATATTGACTCAGGCCGCAGATAAAGCGTGCTGAAATAACATGTTTGTATTCAAATGTGCCACATATCTCTCTCTCATTATCCTGGAACGAGGACCCGGGCTGGAAGACTGCCTTTCATCAAGCAGGCTGTTACCTCTATCCTCGTGCCTTGTGCCGCATATTGCGTTATTTACATCGCTAAATAGCACATACGTAATGTTGTTTTTTGAAAGCTCGTAGACACAATTAACGATCAAAGAAATTTTGATAAGAAACGAAAAAATTAATTTCTCAATCAATTTTgtcgcatcttgaggttatcttcagatgatttcgggtctttttagtgtcccggaggcccggtcctcgaccaggccttcacccccaggaagcagcccgtgacagcagactaacacccaggtacctattttactgctaggtaacatggacatagggtgaaagaaactctgccaattgtttctcgccggcgcctgggatcgaacccaggacgacaggatcacaagtccagcgtgctgtccgctcggccgactggctccgtaTGATAGAGGGACTTTTTAGATTACGGGGGAggaaatttatttatataattatttatttaaaatgtatatTGATGATCATGTTGTTAATCATAGCATTTAATATGTACTGATAAGCAGATATCGATACTTTACTGAATATCAGcttgtacatactgtactgtatatcagcttgtacgtactgtactgtatatcagcttgtacatactgtactgtatatcagcttgtacatactgtactgtatatcagcttgtacatactgtactgtatatcagcttgtacatactgtactgtatatcagcttgtacatactgtactgtatatcagcttgtacatactgtactgtatatcagcttgtacatactgtactgtatatcagcTTGTACATACTGTGCTGTTTATCAGcttgtacatactgtactgtatatcagcttgtacatactgtactgtatatcagcTTGTACATACTGTTGCTGTATATCAGcttgtacatactgtactgtatatcagcttgtacatactgtactgtatatcagcttgtacatactgtactgtatatcagcttgtacatactgtactgtatatcagcttgtacatactgtactgtatatcagcttgtacatactgtactgtatatcagcttgttcatactgtactgtatatcagcttgtacatactgtactgtatatcagcttgtacatactgtactgtatatcagcttgtacatactgtactgtatatcagcTTGTTCATACTGTACTGGATATCAGtttgtaagtactgtactgtatactgtattgtATAACAGCTTGTTTAATGACCGTTCTGCTTTCTCCAGTCGATTCAAGTCTTCTGTGTCTGTATGTTGGCATGTGACAAGTGATGGCAGTCTCGGCTCTCTGTAAACAttacctgcctccaccacacacacacacacaaaacacctgCTCATGTATCCGTCTCCATCACACACTTGTCATAAGTATATATATCACTGGAACTCTGCATATCTCCGCCCTTGCAACTGAGAACGCCAAAAAACTAGTCAGCAAAGAAGACACCTGTCTTCCCTTCTCACATGTTTTACATCAGGGGAACGACGGCTGGGAAGACAAGTATCACGTTGACAGTACCTGGGTGAACCTGCGACTGGTGGACGACAACGACAACACCCCCACCTTCAGCAGCGACCAGGCCCACCTCACCCTGCCGGAGGACACGCCCCCGGGCACACTCCTCGCCACCTTCGTCGCCCGGGACAGAGATGGGGTGAGTGATCCCCAGAAACCAGGAGTTTCCGTTGTTGATCATTGCTTTCCCGTTTTCCGATTGAGTAGATCTGTTAACATCTTTCATATTTTAATTGATTTAATTTATTTATGTGATAATTCTCATTTTTACCATTCACCATTTACCctgaagcattcatttttctttaCGTTCTTCATATTATTAtggattataatattataataatattaaatattattatattatatatattataacactATACttcatattattataatatataattatatattattataatatgaagAGGCATGACCCTCAGcaacccttccctgtcccccagtcctccccaccattcccccctcctctgtccccttgtcctaccaaccattccccacccccgtcccctcgtcctcccactcccccatccccttgtcctccccaccatccctcactcccctgtcctctcgtcgTCCCAAC carries:
- the LOC138373534 gene encoding SCAN domain-containing protein 3-like, which produces RLYRMSPPPAKKRCQSNEEDIREFKEYWTEKFGMIKKDDKALCIFCSDTVVCRTSSVKRHFENVHKNLSNKTEEEQSELISRELSKTKTQAETFMNYISGRPSSNLVAASFEVSKVIAQHGKPLCDGEYIKEAWLECAPFLFDNFSEKKKIIQRIKDLPVSRKTVKDRILKLERNTAEQLTKDLSSCKFFSICVDESTDITSSARLAIYSRFCRGDEVCEEMVALASLPERTIGTEICKTVVNEFSTRQIDISKVVSVTTDGAPNMTGEKAGFVICLQKVLVIH